In Streptomyces sp. NBC_01231, the sequence CCGGGTGACGCCGACGATGTGGCCGGCGGCGGCATAGGCGTTGAGGTCCTCGCTGTCCTCGATCCACAGGTCGTACGTCCGGCTGTCGATGCCCGCGCGTGCGGTCACCTCGCGCCAGACCGGAGCGAGCCGCGCGTACTCGGCGGGCATGGGGCGGTGCAGCCGCAGCAGATGGCGGGCCAGGAAGTCCTCGGTGGGGCGGTGGAAGACCAGGGCGCCGGAGACGAGCCAGAGCAGTGGCGGTGCCCAGAGCGGGATGCCCAGCCAGGCCTCCAGCCCGCTGGAGGCCAACAGCACGACCAGGAGGCTCATGACGGTGCCGGGCAGCCGCAGCACCAGCTGGCCGAGAGCCGTCGCGTCCAGGCCGCGTGCGTGGGCGGTGAAGTGCAGCCGACCGGTCCGGTGACGGTAGTCGAGGTCGTCGGCGGGTGAGGGCCGGGACTCCTCGGCAGGCGAGGGTTCCTCCGGGTGCTGCGCGGGGTCGGTCGGTCGGGACATGGTCGGTCTCCAGGTGTGGGGACGTCAGCCGATGAGCAGGGAAGCGGGCAGCAGGACCACGGCGACGCCGAGGGCGATCAGCCCGGCGCGTATCCACTGGTGTTTGCGAACGGCGATCCGACTGGTCTCGGTCAGCGCGGTGATCGCGCCCGCCGCCGGGACCCGCTCGGTCTCGGCCAGGGCTTGCGCCAAGTGGCCGCAGCGGGCGGCCCGTTGAATGTCTCCGAAGTACGACAGCGGTGCGCCGGGCGCCCATCTGCTGGTGCCGTGACGCGGTACGACGGCGAGGAGCAGCGCCAGCAGCGCGACGGCCAGGGCGACGACTCCGGACCACCATGCCGCACCACCGAGGGCGGACAGACGGGCCGGTGTCCAGTCGCGCCCGGCGAGCGAACCGCCGAGGACGCCGGCCGCCACACCAAGGGCTGACACGAGCACCGCCGCCTTGGCGTCCGCACGGGCGATCTCGGTGCGCAGGTCCGTGAGCAGCCGCTCCGCGGCCCGCGCACCGGGTGGCGACGGGGGCGTGGGGGTGCGCGGGTCGGTGCCGCTCACGGGGTGAGGCTCTTCTGGTCGTCGGCGTCGGCGTCGGCGTCGGCGTTGGTGCTGGTGTTGGTGTCGGCGTCGGGCGGTGGTTCGGGGGCGGTGGGGGAGCTGCCGTAGCCCGGGGGCGGCTGCCAGCCGGGGAAGGTGCCGACCGGGTCAGGGGAGGACGACTCCGGCGCGGGGGTGGCGGCCGGAGTCGCATCGGGACGCGGCGGCTTGCTCGTGGAGGGCCCCTCGTCGCCGTTCTTGGTGAGCGGTACGTCCGACGGCGAGGGCATGGTGAGAGGTGGGGGAGAGGCGGGACGGTCGGTCGGGGCGCCCAGCGCCTGCTGGTTGAAGATCTCGAACACGGCGTTCAGGGCCATCCGCTTGGGCCCTTCCAGCTCGTAGTCCTCGGCGTTGCCCTCGCTCAGCAGCTCCCGTGCCAGCTCCACCTTGGTCTGGATCAGGCGTAGTTGGTCCTCGCGCATGCTGCTGATGACGAGACGTGAGTCCTCCGGATGCGCCGCGAGGTGCATGGCCCACGCCACCACACCGCCCTCTTCCAGATACCTCTGGTAGAACGCGATCTTCTCCGCCGCGAGCTGCTGGAGTTCGGTCTCGTGACGCGTGCGCTGGACGGCGAGTTCATGGCCCCGTCGCTCGTACTCCATGGCCCGCCCCAGCTGGAGCTCGTCCTGTTGTCGCACCCGGCGGTCGAGCTCGGCGTCGTACCGCATGCCGAGCTGCTCGGTGCGTATCTCCTCCGCGGAGGCGTGGTCGATGGACTGAAGGCGCCGTTCGTGGTCGATCTCCTGCTGGTCGCGGCGCAGACGCAGGGTCCAGATCACCTTCAGGCCCGCGGCCGCGCCGAGCGGAGCCCGGTGAGGGCCGGTCAGGGTACGCAGCAACTCGGCTTCGGCGCCGGCGCTGTCGTCGATG encodes:
- a CDS encoding DUF5706 domain-containing protein, which codes for MSGTDPRTPTPPSPPGARAAERLLTDLRTEIARADAKAAVLVSALGVAAGVLGGSLAGRDWTPARLSALGGAAWWSGVVALAVALLALLLAVVPRHGTSRWAPGAPLSYFGDIQRAARCGHLAQALAETERVPAAGAITALTETSRIAVRKHQWIRAGLIALGVAVVLLPASLLIG